Proteins encoded within one genomic window of Mycolicibacterium monacense:
- a CDS encoding Zn-ribbon domain-containing OB-fold protein: MTTFERPMPVKTPTSAPFWDALAEHKIRIQYSPSSDAYVFYPRVRAPRTLADDLEWREISGLGTLYSYTVARRPVGPHFADAVPLLTAVVEWDEGPRFSTELVNVAPEDIRVGMRVRPVFFDYPDHDVTMLRYEPDVA; encoded by the coding sequence ATGACCACCTTCGAACGGCCGATGCCGGTCAAGACGCCGACCTCCGCACCCTTCTGGGATGCGCTGGCCGAACACAAGATCCGCATCCAGTACTCACCGTCGTCGGATGCCTACGTGTTCTACCCGCGGGTGCGGGCGCCCCGCACCCTGGCCGATGACCTCGAGTGGCGCGAGATCTCCGGCCTCGGCACGCTGTACTCCTACACCGTCGCCCGCCGCCCGGTGGGACCGCACTTCGCCGATGCCGTCCCGCTGCTCACCGCGGTCGTCGAATGGGATGAGGGGCCGCGCTTTTCGACCGAGTTGGTCAACGTCGCACCGGAGGACATCCGGGTCGGGATGCGGGTACGCCCGGTGTTCTTCGACTACCCCGACCACGACGTCACGATGCTGCGCTACGAACCGGACGTCGCATGA
- the modA gene encoding molybdate ABC transporter substrate-binding protein — protein sequence MTRFALTLLLVVVLGGCGAQRDPSTLTVFAAASLRTSFAEIAEQFERGHPGMDVEFSFAGSSDLVTQLTQGAYADVFASADHRNMDRAAEAGLLDGAPVDFAANTLTIAVTPGNPKGIRSLRDLSDPEVRVVLCAPQVPCGHAASAVEEAAGVDLRPVSEESSVTDVLNKVTSGQADAGLVYVTDARDAGERVTAVPFPESARAVNTYPIAVLKESQNATGARQFLAAVTGTAGQTVLRRNGFAAP from the coding sequence GTGACCCGGTTCGCCCTCACCCTCCTACTGGTCGTCGTACTCGGTGGGTGTGGCGCACAACGGGATCCGTCGACCCTGACGGTCTTCGCCGCCGCGTCGCTGCGTACGTCATTCGCCGAGATCGCCGAGCAGTTCGAACGCGGCCACCCGGGGATGGACGTCGAGTTCTCGTTCGCCGGCTCATCGGATCTGGTCACCCAGCTCACCCAGGGCGCGTACGCCGACGTCTTCGCCTCGGCCGACCACCGCAACATGGACCGCGCCGCCGAGGCCGGCCTACTGGACGGCGCACCGGTCGACTTCGCGGCGAACACGCTGACCATCGCCGTCACGCCGGGCAACCCGAAGGGAATCCGGTCGCTGCGCGACCTGTCCGATCCGGAGGTGCGCGTCGTCCTCTGCGCCCCCCAGGTGCCGTGCGGCCACGCCGCTTCCGCCGTCGAGGAGGCGGCCGGGGTGGATCTGCGCCCGGTCAGTGAGGAGTCGTCGGTCACCGACGTCCTCAACAAGGTGACCAGCGGCCAGGCCGACGCCGGGCTGGTGTACGTCACCGACGCGCGCGACGCCGGAGAGCGGGTCACGGCGGTGCCATTTCCCGAGTCCGCGCGGGCGGTCAACACCTACCCGATCGCGGTGCTGAAGGAGTCGCAGAACGCCACCGGCGCACGGCAGTTCCTGGCGGCAGTGACCGGCACGGCGGGGCAGACGGTGTTGCGCCGCAACGGTTTCGCTGCGCCCTGA
- a CDS encoding GAP1-N2 domain-containing protein, which yields MTGRYGQLTYTSFDTAAHMGGWQVKETSADLSPDEVHALTSGVRTVFRPAQPLPAYPTPEQLDRGPRRLAYGRLDRRRAGYWHTVPSGSDSTGRPGNVFAHALLDRAAGDGADRPIQWWRSDGWLCPYGPLAVGAAALPGTPPAPGTAVTKDSVVRFALDPDAWRLATLFGLLDAVAAALDGGPPVVLGVESADSAAQWIGLVSFLMSAGTAARLHFSTFDRADQLTLARQSGQHLTAVPVDDLEHVPDDVVAISEHATLSLGELDHEPHRTADGRAITVTPWSAMAQVVLLDAEGARSVLDDIDHYAAQVADAGLHPAWPLAMSVAHRDEFADALTEAYAVIAAHSPRAASDSVTARTVAEVMRNALGTSTADAWKAVQDTVDGPAADLADVTYLCRAVADEDWLSRPGRIPARERDSERRPPPRELRESLGPALAAAQAGGAHRVARLADLLLRSGIDDDRVSAALRTEVAPKLMDSEAAPALLEALRESLGAPTRLALAATLLQDGDATAVNGDVFDWLAEGVRAPAPHDLREARPGDPVWTAAALRGARTVQRGAVDQADRWASLWWLRVSGSERFEEVAGSSVWHPDELLAAVGDSALPGAAAVRTLAGAPPSAALERLAQTVLRANNDDVAVACAAVRIFDPRGWIEQGYAASHQSAYAPLWERALESTGTDAVHRDFAVRLVTFAAIALAAGQPYPPSSALLTAEPRVAADAFGQLAALLDGYVLNAMSVLAVAALRFAHNGDDPAAVTDGIEELIWQGARHVMATRRPESIDIGVVAATMARLTGEPNDGAVRRHRKTVLKLLARRPEAPTAPIARTRWSR from the coding sequence ATGACCGGGCGCTACGGGCAATTGACCTACACCTCGTTCGACACCGCCGCGCACATGGGCGGCTGGCAGGTCAAGGAGACCTCGGCGGACCTGTCTCCCGACGAGGTGCACGCCCTGACCTCCGGGGTGCGTACCGTCTTCCGGCCCGCGCAACCGTTACCCGCCTACCCGACCCCCGAACAACTCGACCGCGGCCCGCGCCGGCTCGCCTACGGCCGCCTCGACCGCAGGCGCGCCGGGTACTGGCACACCGTGCCGTCCGGGTCGGACAGCACCGGCCGCCCCGGAAACGTGTTCGCCCACGCACTTCTCGACCGGGCCGCGGGTGACGGCGCCGACCGGCCCATCCAGTGGTGGCGGTCCGACGGCTGGCTGTGTCCGTACGGTCCGCTCGCCGTGGGCGCGGCCGCGCTGCCCGGTACGCCACCCGCCCCCGGCACGGCGGTGACCAAGGACAGCGTCGTGCGGTTCGCGCTCGATCCGGACGCCTGGCGGCTGGCGACCCTGTTCGGACTGCTCGACGCCGTCGCGGCCGCGCTGGACGGCGGCCCGCCGGTCGTATTGGGCGTGGAATCGGCGGATTCGGCCGCCCAGTGGATCGGGCTGGTCAGCTTCCTGATGTCGGCGGGAACCGCTGCCCGCCTGCATTTCTCGACATTCGACCGCGCCGACCAACTGACCCTGGCCCGACAGAGCGGCCAGCATCTGACGGCGGTGCCCGTCGATGATCTCGAGCACGTCCCCGACGACGTCGTCGCGATCAGCGAACACGCGACCCTGTCGCTCGGGGAACTCGACCACGAACCGCACCGCACCGCCGACGGACGGGCCATCACCGTCACGCCGTGGTCGGCGATGGCGCAGGTGGTGCTGCTCGACGCCGAAGGGGCACGGTCGGTCCTCGACGACATCGACCATTACGCCGCGCAGGTCGCCGACGCCGGCCTGCATCCGGCCTGGCCGCTGGCGATGTCGGTGGCCCATCGGGACGAATTCGCCGACGCGCTCACCGAGGCGTACGCGGTGATCGCCGCGCATTCGCCGCGTGCCGCGAGCGATTCTGTGACCGCCCGCACCGTCGCGGAGGTGATGCGCAACGCATTGGGCACCAGCACCGCCGACGCATGGAAAGCGGTGCAGGACACCGTCGACGGACCGGCGGCCGATCTGGCCGACGTGACGTATCTGTGCCGCGCGGTGGCCGACGAGGATTGGCTGAGCCGACCGGGGCGGATCCCGGCCCGCGAACGCGATTCCGAAAGACGCCCGCCGCCAAGGGAACTACGCGAGTCCCTCGGACCCGCCCTGGCGGCCGCGCAGGCCGGCGGTGCGCACCGGGTGGCGCGTTTGGCGGACCTCCTGCTGCGCTCGGGGATCGACGACGACCGGGTGAGTGCCGCCCTCCGCACCGAGGTGGCCCCGAAGCTGATGGATTCCGAGGCCGCACCGGCCCTGCTGGAAGCGTTGCGCGAGAGCCTCGGCGCACCGACCCGACTGGCGTTGGCGGCCACGCTGCTGCAGGACGGCGACGCGACCGCGGTCAACGGCGATGTCTTCGACTGGTTGGCCGAGGGTGTGCGCGCCCCGGCGCCGCACGACCTGCGGGAAGCCCGGCCGGGGGATCCGGTGTGGACCGCGGCGGCGCTGCGGGGTGCGCGGACGGTGCAGCGCGGTGCTGTCGATCAGGCGGACCGCTGGGCGAGCCTGTGGTGGCTGCGGGTCAGCGGCTCGGAGCGGTTCGAGGAGGTGGCAGGCAGTTCGGTGTGGCACCCCGACGAACTGCTTGCCGCCGTGGGGGATTCGGCCCTCCCGGGTGCGGCGGCGGTCCGCACGCTGGCGGGGGCGCCCCCGTCGGCGGCGCTGGAGCGGCTGGCCCAGACGGTGCTGCGCGCCAACAACGACGACGTCGCGGTGGCGTGTGCGGCGGTGCGGATCTTCGATCCGCGCGGCTGGATCGAACAGGGTTACGCGGCTAGCCACCAGTCCGCCTATGCGCCGCTGTGGGAACGCGCGCTCGAGTCGACCGGCACCGACGCCGTCCACCGCGATTTCGCGGTGCGCCTGGTGACGTTCGCCGCCATCGCCCTCGCGGCCGGGCAGCCCTATCCACCGTCGAGCGCGCTCCTGACGGCCGAACCGCGGGTGGCCGCGGACGCCTTCGGGCAGCTGGCCGCACTGCTCGACGGCTATGTCCTCAACGCCATGTCGGTGCTGGCGGTGGCGGCGCTGCGCTTCGCGCACAACGGCGACGATCCGGCGGCGGTCACCGACGGGATCGAGGAGCTGATCTGGCAGGGCGCGCGGCATGTCATGGCCACCCGCAGGCCCGAGTCGATCGATATCGGCGTGGTCGCCGCCACGATGGCCCGGCTGACCGGCGAACCCAACGACGGTGCCGTCCGCCGGCACCGCAAGACCGTGCTGAAACTGCTGGCCCGCCGCCCGGAGGCGCCGACCGCGCCGATCGCCCGAACCCGCTGGAGCCGTTGA
- a CDS encoding nuclear transport factor 2 family protein, translating into MTDRDDIADVLIRYATGIDRRDWPLFRTVFTDDCALDYGDIGTFDGVDAVTEFMDQAHAMAGHTLHRLTNFAIDVDGDSARARAYVDALIFAPDNASGVNAVGFYDDELVRTPAGWRIARRRFTTVRVSPVGGQS; encoded by the coding sequence ATGACCGACCGCGACGACATCGCCGACGTCCTGATCCGCTACGCCACCGGCATCGACCGCCGCGACTGGCCGCTGTTCCGGACCGTGTTCACCGACGACTGCGCCCTCGACTACGGCGACATCGGCACCTTCGACGGCGTCGACGCGGTCACCGAGTTCATGGACCAGGCGCACGCGATGGCCGGTCACACCCTGCACCGGCTGACGAACTTCGCCATCGACGTCGACGGTGACAGCGCCCGCGCCCGCGCGTACGTCGACGCACTGATCTTCGCCCCGGACAACGCTTCCGGCGTGAACGCCGTCGGGTTCTACGACGACGAACTGGTCCGGACCCCGGCCGGGTGGCGCATCGCGCGGCGCCGGTTCACCACCGTCCGGGTCAGCCCCGTCGGAGGACAGTCGTGA
- a CDS encoding SDR family NAD(P)-dependent oxidoreductase, translating to MTFAQKYGPWAVVAGASDGLGAAFAERIAENGVNVVLLARRQSVLDDVAAGIRDRTGVETRTLAIDLTDPAATGAVADATDDLEIGFLVYCAGADPAFEPFLAQPIEAAEAMVQRNCVAPMRLCHHFAPAMAARGRGGIVIFGSGAGLAGGPNMVAYAATKAFDMVFAEALWAELHDTGVDVLGLILGKTDTPALRTLEHRRGQIASTEQTPPGAVPVADVVSEAFDNLANGPTWIVGEDLRAATQMMGSISRSDAVRFIVEASRDAMGP from the coding sequence GTGACGTTCGCGCAGAAGTACGGCCCGTGGGCCGTGGTGGCCGGCGCATCCGACGGTCTGGGCGCCGCCTTCGCCGAGCGGATCGCCGAGAACGGCGTCAACGTGGTGCTGCTGGCCCGCAGGCAGTCCGTGCTCGACGACGTGGCCGCGGGCATCCGCGACCGCACGGGCGTCGAAACTCGCACGCTGGCAATCGACCTCACCGATCCAGCCGCCACCGGCGCCGTCGCCGACGCCACCGACGACCTCGAAATCGGGTTCCTGGTGTACTGCGCGGGCGCTGACCCGGCGTTCGAACCGTTCCTCGCGCAACCGATCGAAGCCGCCGAGGCGATGGTGCAGCGCAACTGTGTGGCGCCGATGCGGCTGTGCCACCATTTCGCGCCGGCGATGGCCGCACGCGGGCGCGGCGGCATCGTGATCTTCGGGTCGGGCGCCGGACTGGCCGGCGGCCCGAACATGGTGGCCTACGCCGCCACCAAGGCGTTCGACATGGTGTTCGCCGAAGCCCTGTGGGCCGAACTGCACGATACGGGCGTCGACGTGCTCGGTCTGATCCTCGGCAAGACCGACACCCCCGCACTGCGGACCCTGGAACACCGTCGCGGTCAGATCGCCTCGACGGAGCAGACGCCGCCCGGCGCCGTCCCGGTCGCAGACGTCGTCTCCGAGGCCTTCGACAACCTCGCCAACGGACCCACCTGGATCGTCGGGGAAGATCTGCGCGCCGCCACCCAGATGATGGGGTCGATCAGCCGCAGCGATGCGGTGCGGTTCATCGTCGAGGCGTCCCGCGACGCGATGGGGCCGTAG
- a CDS encoding TOBE domain-containing protein: MPKIRVRQAAELLGVSDDTVRRWIDDGSLAASADASGRKVVDGAELAAFARGNPATAPKDPLGTPSSARNRFAGLVTDVVSDTVMSQVEMQCGPFTVVSLMSTAAVRELGLEPGSVAVAVVKATTVIVETPAQP, encoded by the coding sequence ATGCCGAAGATCCGGGTCCGCCAGGCCGCCGAGTTGCTGGGCGTCAGCGACGACACCGTCCGACGGTGGATCGACGACGGCAGCCTCGCCGCATCGGCCGACGCGTCCGGACGCAAGGTCGTCGACGGCGCCGAACTGGCCGCTTTCGCCCGCGGAAACCCCGCGACCGCACCGAAGGATCCGCTCGGCACCCCCAGTTCGGCCCGCAACCGATTCGCGGGTCTGGTCACCGACGTCGTCAGCGACACCGTCATGTCGCAGGTCGAGATGCAGTGCGGACCCTTCACGGTGGTGTCGCTGATGAGCACCGCCGCGGTGCGCGAGCTGGGACTCGAACCGGGCAGTGTGGCCGTGGCCGTCGTAAAGGCCACCACGGTCATCGTCGAGACGCCGGCGCAGCCGTGA